One genomic segment of Helianthus annuus cultivar XRQ/B chromosome 14, HanXRQr2.0-SUNRISE, whole genome shotgun sequence includes these proteins:
- the LOC110918300 gene encoding scarecrow-like protein 30 — protein sequence MIMEDYAVLNLNALNYNGTPAVLSDPKLLNAMNLDETLLCRNSVNHIREVPDWSLRRSSPPSSSNHEGELHEDFALSDVVFKYINQMLMEENIEEKTSMLHESSALQAAEKSFYDALMVNEPPFSSSQPTVPPYDNKGTTIRDYGYFVGDTSVSGTGFSCDVSDYGSSLVPTAFVNHDSPPGFQSSYCSSSGNSCVTDYFADSPVSFQSVSDMHFQKGIVESSSFPLSSDKTLDQLVTKSIVPKAEKKHEVGSSITEESRGKKNLYPKDLDEDGRIFKQSAVYNDPTVRSKMFDDVLLCGGGKNLPQGSFVHSGVSRVQQKGSTGKGRGKKGVKKDVVDLRTLLSLCAQAVAANDRRSAVDLLKQIREHASPTGDGMQRLAHYFSGGLEARMAGSGTEVYKALLSRHTSAVDILKAYHLFLSCCPFLKISNFLSNKTILHVAENKKKLHIIDFGIIYGFQWPCFIQRLSKRPGGPPELRITGIDFPCPGFRPSERVEETGSRLANYAETFNVPFKFKAIAQTWETITIDDLELDSDETLVVNCAYRFRYLLDETVMVDSPRNKVMNLIRKIKPDMFIQGVINGSYNAPFFITRFREALFFFSSMFDMIDANATRETPERTLIEKNFWGREAMNVIACEGGERIERPETYKQWQVRNLRAGFRQLPLNRDILKLAKERVKSCYHKDFGIDEDGHWLLQGWKGRIIYALSSWKPV from the coding sequence ATGATCATGGAGGATTACGCGGTATTGAATCTGAACGCGTTAAATTACAATGGTACTCCGGCGGTTCTGTCGGATCCAAAGTTGCTTAACGCAATGAATCTAGACGAAACGTTATTATGTCGAAACTCTGTGAATCATATTCGAGAGGTGCCTGATTGGAGCCTTAGAAGGTCTAGTCCGCCTTCTAGCTCAAACCATGAAGGTGAGCTACATGAGGATTTTGCCCTTAGTGATGTGGTTTTTAAGTACATAAACCAGATGCTCATGGAAGAAAACATAGAGGAGAAGACTTCTATGCTTCATGAGTCTTCTGCTCTGCAAGCTGCAGAGAAATCGTTTTATGACGCTCTTATGGTAAACGAGCCTCCGTTCTCTAGTTCCCAGCCTACAGTACCTCCGTATGATAATAAGGGTACTACGATTAGGGACTACGGTTATTTTGTCGGTGATACATCCGTTAGTGGTACAGGTTTTAGCTGTGATGTTAGTGATTACGGTTCTTCGCTTGTACCAACTGCTTTTGTAAATCATGATTCACCACCCGGATTTCAGTCGTCTTACTGCTCGTCAAGTGGTAACAGTTGTGTTACCGATTATTTTGCTGACTCACCTGTGAGTTTTCAAAGTGTATCTGATATGCACTTTCAAAAAGGTATTGTAGAATCAAGTAGTTTTCCTCTCAGCAGTGATAAAACTTTAGATCAACTCGTGACTAAAAGTATAGTTCCAAAGGCTGAGAAGAAACACGAAGTCGGTTCATCCATCACAGAAGAATCAAGAGGAAAGAAAAACCTCTATCCCAAAGATCTTGATGAAGACGGGAGAATTTTCAAGCAATCTGCTGTTTATAACGACCCGACTGTGAGGTCTAAGATGTTTGATGATGTGCTGCTTTGCGGTGGAGGGAAAAACCTACCACAAGGTAGTTTTGTCCACAGCGGGGTCAGTAGAGTGCAACAGAAGGGTAGCACGGGTAAAGGACGCGGTAAAAAAGGCGTGAAAAAAGATGTGGTGGATTTGAGAACGCTTTTAAGCCTCTGTGCACAAGCTGTTGCAGCTAATGACCGAAGGAGTGCAGTCGATTTACTGAAACAGATAAGAGAACACGCTTCACCGACAGGTGATGGTATGCAAAGATTGGCCCATTACTTTTCTGGTGGGCTCGAAGCCCGAATGGCTGGCTCGGGAACAGAAGTATACAAAGCTCTCCTTTCCCGACATACATCAGCCGTAGATATATTGAAAGCTTACCATTTGTTTCTTAGTTGCTGCCCGTTTTTGAAAATCTCCAATTTCTTGTCTAATAAAACCATTTTGCATGTCGCGGAGAATAAGAAGAAGCTGCATATAATAGATTTTGGTATTATTTACGGCTTCCAATGGCCTTGTTTTATTCAACGTCTTTCTAAAAGGCCTGGTGGGCCCCCCGAACTTAGAATCACCGGCATTGATTTCCCCTGTCCCGGTTTTAGACCGTCCGAAAGGGTTGAGGAGACCGGAAGTCGGCTAGCAAATTACGCAGAAACTTTTAACGTTCCGTTTAAGTTCAAAGCCATAGCTCAAACGTGGGAAACGATAACAATCGATGATCTTGAGCTTGATAGTGATGAAACGTTAGTTGTAAACTGTGCGTATAGGTTTAGATACTTGCTTGACGAGACAGTAATGGTGGATAGTCCGAGGAATAAAGTTATGAACCTTATTAGGAAAATTAAACCCGACATGTTTATTCAAGGTGTTATTAACGGGTCTTACAACGCCCCCTTTTTTATCACAAGGTTTAGGGAAGCTTTATTTTTCTTCTCgtctatgtttgatatgattgatgctAATGCAACTCGTGAGACGCCAGAGAGAACGCTTATCGAGAAAAACTTTTGGGGTCGTGAAGCAATGAATGTCATTGCTTGTGAAGGTGGCGAGAGAATCGAAAGACCGGAAACATATAAACAGTGGCAGGTTCGTAATTTGAGAGCTGGATTTCGCCAGCTACCGCTTAATCGAGACATCTTGAAGTTGGCTAAAGAGAGAGTAAAATCATGCTACCATAAAGATTTCGGGATTGATGAAGATGGTCATTGGTTGTTGCAAGGCTGGAAAGGTCGCATTATATACGCGTTATCTTCATGGAAGCCCGTTTGA
- the LOC110917983 gene encoding zinc finger MYM-type protein 1-like, with product MGKNKCITSFFKRKNESEEQVEGNQGIVDGNNENKRQKASTSEPVSEVNNEANQNIPPVNEANQNIPQVNEANNEANQNIPQNPTNINEVDVSTLERDPAKRLPMWKYPVNIREQVRLAYISLGPYQIKLDEYKPRGPKNNLRRFKYAWFDMFPNWLEYSPTQHKAYCFLCYLCNDKPNESHGHSAFTSEGFDNWKKVNDRDKCPLLKHIQSSNHKKAFLLYTNLLNQEAHLDNFIETKNEGKIRKNRLRLKTIIDVVRWLTYQACALRGHDESSTSKNQGNFRELLKLLAHYNDDVAKVLFQNAPYNCKYTSSDIQQEILSIMANKVRKHIRSEVGDSWFCVMVDESRDESKKEQMTIVLRFVDAEGVIRERFLDLVHVTDTLSATLKVNLWNTLLHYGFDVSKIRGQGYDGASNMRGEWNGLQALVREYSPYAYYVHCFAHRLQLALVCVSRDVTPVHQFFSYLVFIINVVCASSKRHDELQMAKADEIKKLLELGEIKSGKGQNQVGTLRRAGDTRWGSHFKSVCSLVNMFDVTRAVLKGIIEDTAHATSSQRGDANIAYGYLQSFEFVLVLHLMKEVMAKTDTLCQALQKKSQDILNAMELVSATKASLTNFRNSGWDSLFEKVRFFL from the exons ATGGGGAAGAATAAATGCATAACCTCTTTTTtcaaaagaaagaatgaaagtgaaGAACAAGTAGAGGGAAATCAGGGAATTGTTGATGGAAACAATGAGAACAAACGTCAAAAAGCTTCAACAAGTGAACCGGTTAGTGAAGTGAATAATGAGGCGAATCAAAACATTCCACCGGTTAATGAAGCGAATCAAAACATTCCACAGGTTAATGAAGCGAATAATGAGGCGAATCAAAACATTCCTCAAAATCCGACTAACATCAATGAAGTGGATGTTAGTACTCTAGAAAGAGATCCCGCTAAGCGACTCCCAATGTGGAAATATCCAGTTAATATACGGGAACAAGTAAGACTAGCTTATATATCATTAGGACCGTATCAAATAAAGCTAGATGAGTATAAGCCTAGGGGTCCGAAGAACAATCTTCGTAGATTTAAATATGCTTGGTTTGATATGTTCCCTAATTGGTTAGAGTATTCTCCAACGCAACACAAGGCTTATTGTTTCCTTTGTTATTTGTGTAATGATAAACCGAATGAGAGCCACGGTCATAGTGCGTTTACTAGTGAAGGCTTTGACAATTGGAAAAAGGTTAATGATAGGGATAAATGCCCATTGTTGaagcacattcaatcttcaaatCATAAAAAAGCTTTTCTATTGTATACGAACTTGTTGAATCAAGAAGCACACCTTGACAATTTCATAGAAACGAAAAATGAAGGGAAAATTCGGAAGAACCGGTTAAGATTAAAAACCATAATTGATGTAGTTCGTTGGTTGACTTACCAAGCTTGTGCCTTACGAGGACATGATGAATCTTCCACATCTAAGAATCAAGGTAACTTTCGTGAATTGCTAAAACTTTTAGCCCATTATAATGATGATGTTGCAAAGGTTCTTTTCCAAAATGCTCCATATAATTGCAAGTATACGTCTTCTGATATTCAACAAGAAATTCTTAGCATTATGGCTAATAAAGTTCGTAAGCATATACGAAGCGAAGTGGGGGATTCATGGTTTTGTGTCATGGTTGATGAGTCGCGGGATGAGTCGAAAAAAGAGCAAATGACGATAGTTTTAAGATTTGTTGATGCTGAAGGAGTGATACGGGAAAGGTTCTTGGATTTAGTTCATGTTACGGATACTTTATCAGCGACCTTAAAAGTAAATTTGTGGAATACACTATTGCATTACGGTTTTGATGTTAGTAAAATTCGTGGTCAAGGCTATGATGGTGCTAGCAATATGAGAGGAGAATGGAATGGATTGCAAGCACTTGTCCGGGAATATAGTCCTTATGCATATTATGTTCACTGCTTTGCTCACAG GTTACAACTTGCCTTGGTTTGTGTCTCAAGAGATGTGACTCCGGTACACCAATTCTTCTCATACCTAGTTTTTATAATTAATGTGGTTTGTGCTTCTAGTAAGCGCCATGATGAGTTACAAATGGCAAAGGCGGATGAGATTAAAAAGTTACTAGAATTGGGTGAAATCAAATCGGGAAAAGGACAAAATCAGGTAGGGACATTAAGAAGGGCCGGTGATACACGTTGGGGTTCCCATTTTAAATCTGTTTGTAGTTTGGTTAATATGTTTGATGTCACCCGTGCTGTTCTCAAGGGAATAATTGAAGACACGGCTCATGCTACTAGTTCTCAACGTGGAGATGCTAATATAGCTTACGGTTACTTGCAATCATTTGAGTTtgtgcttgttcttcacttgatGAAAGAAGTGATGGCAAAAACGGATACGCTTTGTCAAGCATTACAAAAGAAATCCCAAGACATCCTTAATGCAATGGAGTTAGTTTCTGCAACAAAGGCTAGTTTAACTAATTTTAGAAACAGCGGATGGGATTCTTTATTTGAAAAGGTTCGTTTTTTTTTATGA